The Methanoregula boonei 6A8 genome has a window encoding:
- a CDS encoding PP2C family protein-serine/threonine phosphatase, with protein MGETGTTEPAGKVPNHLVGVIVTWRAITHQGLTRSQNEDAHWVTHVVEGTTGTESASRYVFVVADGLGGHRGGAVASRMAIKAIKEEIHSWHGGNAERTIERAIQKANQKIFCVAQTDPELFQKMQTTITLVVLENDSLVCGHVGDCRLYRMREGQVNVLSRDHTLASDMLQLHLISAEQAAEHPGRHQLTRSVGGDPFLKTDVFRQQAMPGDTYLLCSDGLWSELKEEEIRAALEGPDISRECEKLVRFALSGGAPDNITAIMFRIDVVGKQAASPFSWRSLLGKG; from the coding sequence TTGGGAGAGACTGGCACAACTGAACCTGCAGGAAAAGTACCGAACCATCTTGTCGGTGTAATCGTTACCTGGAGGGCTATCACCCATCAGGGCCTGACGCGATCGCAGAACGAGGATGCGCACTGGGTTACCCATGTAGTCGAAGGAACAACCGGCACCGAGTCGGCCTCACGGTATGTCTTTGTCGTGGCCGACGGCCTTGGAGGGCACCGGGGCGGTGCGGTTGCAAGCAGGATGGCAATCAAGGCCATAAAAGAGGAGATCCACTCGTGGCACGGCGGGAATGCAGAGCGCACCATAGAACGTGCAATCCAGAAAGCAAACCAGAAAATTTTCTGTGTTGCCCAGACCGACCCGGAACTCTTCCAGAAGATGCAGACAACGATCACCCTTGTTGTGTTGGAAAACGATTCGCTTGTCTGCGGCCACGTAGGCGACTGCCGGCTCTACCGCATGCGGGAGGGACAGGTAAACGTGCTGAGCCGGGACCATACCCTGGCAAGCGACATGCTCCAGCTCCACCTGATCTCCGCAGAACAGGCCGCAGAGCACCCGGGCCGGCACCAGCTCACCCGTTCTGTCGGGGGTGATCCGTTCTTAAAGACCGATGTATTCCGGCAGCAGGCAATGCCGGGTGATACCTATCTGCTCTGCAGCGACGGGTTATGGTCAGAATTAAAAGAAGAAGAGATCCGGGCCGCACTTGAGGGGCCCGATATCAGCCGGGAATGTGAAAAACTGGTCAGGTTTGCCCTGTCCGGGGGAGCCCCGGATAATATCACGGCGATCATGTTCCGTATCGATGTTGTTGGAAAACAGGCTGCGTCCCCGTTCTCCTGGCGCTCACTTCTGGGGAAAGGATAA
- a CDS encoding APC family permease: MTSSTEANQTAVPKTGTMKRTLNLTSLLVNAMALIAPGAFLWTTFQVQAAQTNGGVTTAGEMWTGLLAALVLAFLTAISYAELANIYPKAGSGSSYYYAEASFLEKEKAEHRKWARIVKFLVGWISHLYYWIYPGIMVAFSAILIVYIFGLFGINLSIPEQILVAIVFAVLNGYIAYRGITGSTMTAIIINTIQLAALIAFSILALLYRQAHPNLAYAQSVSTILIPHNFTNLLFQSTIAILLLVGFESVTSLGSEALRPKQDIKKAILLSLIIQGAFAYLFEYFAANYFVGPQLTGTDPTGAAISGYAAAAASGAPIGDMIRVIGDQMLGGTGFALVLIMAATVVLALIGTTLACLNTGVRITYAMGKDKEMPTLLGILHGTYDTPHYGIWILVGVSAALGAYGVLNVDNLTQITLASNTGTFLLYGLTNLIALWAFFHRPDANLLKHRIVPLLGFLANFVMLAAIVWLGISAGGSSATDALIAIAMVIVWLVAGVIWFISNTKKQQRPIMTGNLPQAKGLEVDDA, translated from the coding sequence ATGACATCATCAACAGAAGCAAACCAGACTGCGGTTCCTAAAACCGGAACCATGAAACGCACGCTGAACCTGACCTCGCTTTTGGTCAACGCCATGGCGCTTATTGCGCCGGGAGCTTTTCTTTGGACTACATTCCAGGTGCAGGCAGCGCAGACCAATGGCGGGGTGACAACTGCCGGGGAGATGTGGACTGGCCTTTTGGCCGCACTGGTCCTTGCATTCTTAACCGCCATATCGTACGCGGAACTGGCAAACATCTATCCAAAAGCCGGCTCCGGTTCGTCCTATTACTACGCGGAAGCCTCATTTCTTGAAAAAGAAAAAGCAGAACATCGTAAATGGGCAAGGATAGTCAAATTCCTTGTAGGCTGGATATCACACTTGTATTACTGGATTTATCCCGGTATCATGGTGGCCTTCTCTGCCATCCTGATCGTGTACATCTTCGGCCTCTTTGGGATCAATCTCTCGATCCCGGAGCAGATCCTTGTTGCCATCGTCTTTGCGGTCCTCAATGGCTACATCGCGTACCGCGGCATCACCGGGTCAACGATGACTGCGATCATCATCAACACCATCCAGCTTGCGGCCCTGATCGCGTTCTCGATCCTTGCCCTCCTGTACCGCCAGGCGCACCCGAACCTCGCCTATGCGCAGTCCGTTTCGACAATCCTCATACCGCACAACTTCACAAACCTGCTCTTCCAGTCAACCATCGCTATCCTGCTGCTGGTCGGCTTTGAATCAGTCACATCGCTTGGCTCGGAAGCACTCAGGCCAAAACAGGATATTAAAAAAGCGATCCTGCTCTCGCTTATCATCCAGGGAGCATTCGCCTACCTGTTCGAGTACTTTGCTGCCAACTACTTCGTCGGGCCCCAGCTGACCGGGACCGATCCCACCGGGGCTGCGATCTCAGGCTATGCAGCTGCAGCCGCATCCGGTGCCCCTATCGGAGATATGATCCGGGTAATCGGCGACCAGATGCTGGGAGGCACCGGCTTTGCACTGGTGTTAATCATGGCAGCAACGGTGGTCCTTGCCCTGATCGGGACAACGCTTGCCTGCCTTAACACCGGGGTCAGGATCACGTACGCGATGGGCAAAGACAAAGAGATGCCCACCCTGCTTGGGATCCTTCACGGAACATATGACACACCGCACTATGGCATCTGGATCCTTGTCGGGGTATCTGCAGCCCTTGGGGCATACGGTGTCCTCAATGTGGATAACCTGACCCAGATCACGCTTGCATCCAATACCGGGACATTCCTCCTGTACGGCCTGACAAATCTTATTGCACTCTGGGCATTCTTCCACCGTCCGGATGCAAACCTCCTCAAACACCGGATAGTACCGCTGCTCGGATTTTTGGCAAACTTCGTCATGCTTGCCGCAATAGTCTGGCTTGGGATCAGTGCCGGTGGCAGCTCCGCAACCGACGCTCTCATTGCAATCGCCATGGTTATAGTCTGGCTGGTTGCCGGCGTAATCTGGTTTATCTCCAACACGAAAAAACAGCAACGCCCCATTATGACCGGGAACCTGCCCCAGGCAAAAGGGCTGGAAGTTGACGACGCCTAA
- a CDS encoding bile acid:sodium symporter family protein, which produces MVKILAWIADHLLWLVLIIVAVSLLAPGPGSGLSWAVAPVLALMVFLVSLTIGFADLREVARQPLVIAWSLVLQFVLMATFSLLLGKILFAAHPALGDGQLLLGALPADISAPLMVSLVGGNTALGMGMLVSAMVLVPFVLPAALSFFGGITFPVPTGYLEAELFGIIIVPLIAGILLNQYAEGIRRNRDAWPGFAALCYLVLLFVVISSNAGSIISLGSFALVLILAELLLNFFGYGVAYLTKKIFSLSRETFFCLLFIAGTKEFGIAPAAVDSMGLDRALVIPSAFYAVVQMISCPVMVMAKDFLAPEKTPG; this is translated from the coding sequence ATGGTAAAAATACTGGCCTGGATCGCGGATCATCTTCTCTGGCTCGTGCTCATTATCGTTGCCGTTTCCCTGCTCGCTCCCGGCCCGGGCTCCGGCCTTTCGTGGGCTGTTGCGCCGGTCCTTGCCCTGATGGTTTTTCTTGTCAGCTTAACGATTGGTTTTGCGGATCTGCGCGAGGTTGCCCGGCAACCGCTCGTGATTGCGTGGAGCCTTGTCCTGCAGTTCGTGCTCATGGCCACATTTTCGCTGCTGCTGGGAAAGATCCTGTTTGCCGCACACCCTGCTCTTGGAGATGGCCAGCTCCTTCTCGGGGCGCTCCCTGCAGATATCTCTGCGCCCCTTATGGTCTCTCTTGTCGGGGGAAATACGGCCCTTGGGATGGGGATGCTCGTCTCTGCCATGGTGCTCGTGCCCTTTGTCCTGCCTGCGGCCCTGTCTTTCTTTGGGGGCATTACCTTCCCGGTTCCGACCGGGTATCTTGAGGCAGAACTTTTCGGGATCATCATTGTCCCCCTGATCGCCGGGATCCTCTTAAACCAGTATGCTGAAGGCATCCGGAGGAACCGCGATGCATGGCCCGGCTTTGCTGCTCTCTGCTACCTTGTCCTCCTGTTTGTGGTAATTTCCTCAAACGCCGGGTCTATAATTTCCCTTGGGAGTTTTGCGCTGGTGCTCATTCTTGCTGAACTCCTGCTCAACTTCTTTGGGTATGGCGTTGCATACCTGACAAAAAAGATCTTTTCGCTCTCCCGCGAAACCTTCTTTTGCCTCCTCTTTATTGCCGGTACAAAGGAGTTTGGGATTGCACCGGCTGCTGTGGATTCCATGGGACTGGACCGGGCACTGGTCATTCCCTCGGCATTCTATGCGGTTGTCCAGATGATCTCGTGCCCGGTCATGGTAATGGCAAAAGATTTCCTTGCACCGGAGAAAACCCCGGGATAA